From the Helianthus annuus cultivar XRQ/B chromosome 17, HanXRQr2.0-SUNRISE, whole genome shotgun sequence genome, the window ttttgggattttttgccatCTTCATCCAAATGtcttactttttttttcttttgctaAAATCGTCCCAATTGTCCCTGAGATTTGagattttttgtcatttccatccaaatgtttgatagaaaaaataaaacaaattatatgTTTGGAAGAAAATGgtaaaaaatcccaaaagtgaagaACTATATTGTACAAATAATTTGTTTTGGATAAAAAAGACAAACATATCCAAACCACAGGAACGATTTTCgcaatttacttttttttttaactgtTTAAAATGCAAAATAAAACTCTACCCTCTTCAAGTTGTACTCAATGCATTAAACTTGTacataattattatattataaaaattGAAAATAGATAACCTAAAATTAGTGAAAAATCCAGAAAGTAAAACAGTCCTTGACAGCCGCGCATGgagaaaaagataaacaaagaaaaaaatgaataatattcttctttattcttcttcttcttcttctctctcctTAACTTTCTTCTCTCTCTAAAAGCTTCTGAGCTGGTTTCCTTATCACTGAAAAGCAACAACTCACAGGAATCTcttgatttctttaatgtgtttctGTTTAAACTAGAAAGAAAAAAAGACACTTTGGGTAGTGATTCAATCACAAGTTTTATCCAAAATACTTCaagaaaccaaaaaaaaaaaaaagcagctttcttttttctttttttgtctttACCCATTTTCAAGAAATCTTGATTACACTATTAATCTCAAAATTAGCCAAAAAGCAACCCTTTTTAATGTATTGATTTGAATTTTGTACGCAAAAGTTGTGGGAATTTGGTGGGAATGTAAATGGGTTCTCTTGAAAACGGAGTATTGCCATTAAAAAGAGACCCTTTATTAAAATCTTTATCAAGAAATGAAAGAAACAGTTCATTTGCTAACAGACCCagatcaagatttgcaagattcatGGTGCTTAAGAAGCTAGATTACTTGCAATGGATTTGTGCAGTGGCAGTGTtcttcttgttcatgtttgtgtTTCAAATGTTGTTGCCACTTTCCACTTTGGAGAAAGCTAGTGGTGGTTTCTTGATACAAAAAGATGACAACTTTGAAGGTGATTTCAAGAGTTTGTTTCAAGAAATCAGTGGATTGGATTTTGGTGAAGGTGTTAAGTTTGAACCCACAAGGCTTTTGCTTAAATTCCAAGAAGATAATAATAAAAATGTTAAGAATTTGTCATTTGGAGGTTCAAGAAAGCCTCAGCTAGCTTTTGTGagtctttttttttttagtaatatttttattaatttctTAAACTATTTTGAAGTAACAATCATACCCATTATGGAATTTGGGTACATTTTAGTTTTAATGTTTAATTAATTATTAGTTGAATTATGTAGGTGTTTGCAGATCTGTTCGTTGATCCACAGCAAGTGTTAATGGTCTCTGTTGCAGTTGCTTTGAGAGCAATTGGTTATGAAATTGAGGTAAGTTTGCTGTTTAGGGTAATTTGGGCTGCCTTAACGGTCAGTGGCGAAGCTTTAGACTTACGaacgggggtcgaaaacgtatataccaaaaaatttctataaaaccgggggtaaAAAACTTATATACCCAAAAATatctatacaaaaactacatactctccactactgaacGAAAAATTCGGAGGGTCGGCCGCCCCCACTAAGCTACGCCAATGCTTAACGGTTATGATGATTACTGGTTAGAAAGCTTTGATGGCTTTGAATGAGAATGTTTAGAATATATTTAAGAAACTAAACATGAAAATGCATGTAAAACAATAGTAATGTAGTTCAAATTATACTTAATGTTGTGTAGGTTTACTCACTTGAAGACGGTCCTGTGCATACCGTATGGAAAAATATTGGAGTTCCGGTCAATATAATGGAAGCTAGCGGTGATTCAAAGATTATAATTGACTGGCTAATGTATGTTTGCTTTACCGAAATAAAATATGATGGCTTTTGATTTAAGATCTTAATTTAATCTCTATTTGATCTGTTCATTTACCGCTATACATATGAACTTTGCAGCTACGATGCCGTACTTGTGAATTCTCTTGAAGCAAAAGATGCCGTTTCAGGGTAAGTTGACTGTTGACCAAATTTGATCATTTCGTGATTTCATGATCATattattacataaacttaatgAATTTAGTTACTGCAGCCTTTTACAGGAACCGTTTAAATCTTTACCGCTTATATGGACCGTTCATGAAAAAACACTCGCTACCCGTTACAAAAACTATGTATCAGATGGCCAATTTCAGCTGATCGATGATTGGAAAACCGTATTTAATCGAGCGACCGTTGTCGTTTTCCCCAACCATGTCCTACCGGTACATTTTAGTGATGGTTTTTTCTTTTTCCAATTATTTTTAACTAAATATTTTACGAGaacttgtttttaatttttttttttttttttgtgttttcagATGTATTATGCTGCATTTGATGCTGGAAACTACTTTGTTATACCCGGATCTCCATCTGAGGCTTGTAAATTAAATAACTCGATCGTTGTTCATGAAGAAAGTCTTCGTGTGAATATGAATTTTACGGCTCGTGATTTTGTTATTGCGATAACAGGAAGTCAGTTTCTTTATAAAGGATTATGGGTGGAACATGCACTTGTTTTACAAGCTTTATCGCCACTTTTAGCCGAATTTCCCGTTGATGATCGTTTAAGTCAACGTCTCAGGATCATAATCTTACGTCAAGATTTAACCGGCAATTACAGTGCCGCCATTGAGGTAGAATCTTTTTCCGGAGACTTTGTTTTATACCTCTCCAAACGTTCAGCAAATAGTTTGTAaaccgtttggcgggaagttcgtttgtgttcattcgtttaataaatgaacggacaagaaatttcgttcgtttagttaaaggaacgaacatgaacaggggcgcgttcgttcatttataatTTTATTGTGTCTTTCAATATTTTTCACAGGAAATTGCTTCAAATCTAAACTACCCAAGAGGAACTGTCAATTATGCTGCCATTGATGACCATGATGACGTGTACAACGTTCTTAGCATTGCAGATCTTGTGATATATGGGTCGTTTCTTGAAGAACAATCTTTTCCCGACATTCTTGTTAAAGCAATGTGCTTTGAGAAACCAATAATAGCTCCTGACCTATCGATAATCAAGAAATACGTATGCTTCTTAAACTAGCAACATTTCAATGTCTTGAATTTGATTGGTTTTTATTTCCGTTTTGATAAAAcaataaagagttaattacgtttttcgtccctttggtttgttgaaaataacCATTACAGTCCATTAGTTCAAAAATTGCCAAAACATTACCGGTACTTTCACTTTTGTAACAATTACAGTCCACCTCCGTTAATCCCATCCAATTTTCCTGTTAGTTTTATGTGAAATGACCATAATGACAGGATTGGTGCGATAGTAATTttgttttttatggttttttaactcaggggtattttagtcttttcacCAAAAACTTAACGGTAAATTGGATGGGGTTAACGTAGGTGGACTGTAATTGTTACAAAAGTGAAAGTACTGGTATTGTTTTGGCAGTTcttaaactaatggactgtaaTAGTTATTTTCAACAAGCCGCAGGGacgaaaaacgtaattaactcaataataataaattaataacatATTTCAGATTGATGACAAGGTCAACGGCTACATCTTCCCTAAGGAAAATATAAACGTTTTAACACGGATTATGCTGCAATTGGTACCAAACAGAAAATTATCATCTTTAGCGCGAAATATCGGACCGATAGGAAAACATACTGCAAAAAACATGATGGTCATGGAAGCAGTCGAAGGGTATGCTTCGTTAATACAAAATGTTGTTAACCTACCTTCGGAAGTTGCATCTCCAAGGGCAGTATCGGAAATTCCATCTAGTTTCAAAACCGAGTGGCAGTGGCGTTTTTTTGAAGCTGTTGCAGATAGTACATATGTAACTAGAACTCAAAGGGTTTATCGGTTTTTAAACAATGTTGAACATCGGTGGACGCGTAATGTAAAAGAGAGTTTTGCGGATGTTTCGGCTGATGATACATTTTTGTATAGTATATGGCAAGAAGAGAAAGGTGTTCAGACAGCAATAGCTAAAAAGAGAAGAGAAGATGGTGAGGTAATTCTGTAATTAAGAGAAGTTTGACTTTATACATGGTTTGACTGAAACGTTTGACTTTTTAtgaaaaaagattttttttagtAAAGTACACGACTGGTCcctgtggttaaccaaaattttggatttggtccctagcttttcaaaagtacacggacAGTCCATGTGGtatgcactttgtaacacatttagtccccatctaacaaatctaaaggtttcagcAAGTCCAAGTTAGCgactaaatgcattacaaagtgcaaaccacagggaccatccgtgtacttttggaaagctagggaccaaatccaaaatttggtcaaccacagggaccatccgtgtactttagtCTTTTTTTTTTCCTCAAAAGACAATTAATAGGATTTTATGAACCCAAATCGATATACCATCAATATATTTGTAATGTTCAAAGATATAAAGGTGTCAATTTGTCCTTGTTACTTGTGAACGTGTTGTGTTTTagctcaaacgggtcaaataagaTTTTTAGCTAAAAGAAGAACGGGTTGAACGTTTTGCAAAGTTTATTTTAATTCCTTAATGCATGCCCCACCTAAGTTGTTATTCAAAAATTTAGATTACTATTATAattaaatatattgtttttgtaaCAGTTTTTAAAAAAGGATAAAAATGCGTTTTTAGATGTTTAGTGAAAATTCTAAAGATCTAATCTGTGGCAAATGTTATATGCAGGTGAGGGACAGAAGTGAGCAACCGAGGGGAAAGTGGGAGGATGTATATCGAAGTGCAAAAAGAGCTGAGCGGAGTAAGAATGCTTTGCATGAGAGAGATGACGGGGAGCTTGAAAGAACGGGTCAACCGTTGTGCATTTATGAACCTTATTTTGGTCAAGGAGCTTGGCCGTTTTTGCATCAAGGTCCCCTTTATCGGGGTCTTGGACTTGTGAGTCGCTTTATTATATCTAAAGATTTGAACATTTTCTACTTAGAACCTATGAGAAACTGTAGGTTGCAAGATTGACGGGCTATGCGGGTTAAGAAACCGGTCAAAACAGGTTCAGGTTGAAACGAACCATTTTTAGTACATCGtttccccatatatatatatatatatagggagaagatcatgcgagaaccacctcttattgtgagaaccgcgagaaccaatgtgaacacaccaaaaatgcctaaaaatagctaaaaatcacacaaaatttttttatatttttatataaaaatcgctacttttcgaagccaaaaaaataaaaaattaaaaaaaaaaatttttttttggccactaaaagtagcgatttgagcataaaaatatataaaaaaataaaagaaaatttttagatttttttttttatttttttaggttttttgggggtttagtttttagcattttcgcttgggggggggggggggttaggtttttggggggtgggggaggggggtttaggttttttttttggggggggggtttaggttttttttaggtttttttgggggttttagtttttagcatttagcttgggggggggggttaggttttttagctattttaggttgtgttcacattggttctcaaggttctcacaataagggtggttctcgcatgagcccctccctatatatatatatatactaatttgCAATTTAGGTATGCATCATGGGTTGTACCATGGGCTTTAGTGGGTTGTACACACCTTTTGTTTTTTTATCATcaactttttatattattaaccCAATACTaaatcttttacaatttaaccccaAAACTTTTTCACTTTCAAAGTTAGTTCCCTATGCTCTCCATCTTTTACATTTGTCATTTTATGTTTCGGTCTGAATTTTGCACGTTAACACGCCACAACGtttgtgtgtggttcaacgtttttatgcCTATTTTTTTCCCATTTAACGGCCCGTTGTGACTAGTCCTATATCGACTTAGTTATTgtttatatgttttacgtttcgcttgcgtggttcaacgtttttacgtttgcTTTTcgtttagttttatttttttcgtttttatttcttttttaataCAAGCTTTTttggtgttggtggtcgctggtGGTGGtgtgccattggtgctacttggcacggttttacgtcCCCCGCTGCAACGCAGAGGGCTTTGTACTAGTTATTAAACAACTACCATGTTATTTATGATCGATAAAGGATATTATTACAATAATAGTcttgaaataaaataatttaggaaATAGGAAGTTTATGCACTAAATATAGACTTTGGGCGACTTTCAACCTGTTCCTCTTCTGTTCCTCTTCTGGCTATATTTTCCACTTAGTCTGCTTAGTTTGATTGTATAAGATTTTAAACGAACTTTTTATTTATTGGTGATATTGTAGTCGACTAAAGGTCGAAGATCAAGAGATGACATTGATGCGCCTTCTCGTCTTCCTCTTTTAAGCGTACCATATTACCGTAATGCCCTTGGTGATTTTGGCGCCTTTTTCGCTATTGCTAACCGTATTGACCGTATTCACAAGAATGCTTGGATTGGGTTTTCATCATGGAGAGCCACAGCTAAAAAGGCATGTACATTTCAATTATTCCTactcttttttttattatataaatagCAACATTTGGTTTTTCTAAAATTTTCAAGTTAAAATTTCATTTCCTCAACCGATTTTTTTTCTTATATCTAAAAGATTTGAGCTTTTGATTACGAGAACAGGCATCTTTGTCGAAGGTGGCTGAGGTGGCATTATTAGATGACATTCAATCACGAAGGCATGGCGATGCTTTGTATTTTTGGGTTCGAATGGATAGAGATCCAAGAAACCCGATGCAACAAGATTTTTGGACATTTTGTGATGCTATAAACGCGGGTAATTGCAagtaagtctctaaaacattttAATTATTTGTCACATGTTTAAAATCTAAAATACCGATCAACAATGACAAAATGTTTGATTTGTACAAGGTTTGCATTCTCCGAGGCTCTCAAGAACATGTATGGGTTGCGGGGCAACTTGACATCTCTTCCTCCAATGCCTGTCGATGGGGATTCGTGGTCTGTCATGCATAGTTGGACCATGCCAACCAAATCTTTCGTagaatttgtgatgttttcaaggTTTGAATGATCGTTTTACTAAACTTTTAGCAAGAAAAAAAAACGactttttaataaaatttgaAATTGATCTTGTCATCATCAACGATTGCAGAATGTTTGTGGACGCGTTGGATGCACAAGTTTacgaagaacatcatcaaagtgGTTTCTGCTACCTAAGTTTATCCAAGGTAATCTCTACCTTTCACTAGAAGtaaggggtgtaaacaagccggGCCAAGATCAAGCTCGGCTCGTTAAGCTTAACAGAGATCGAGCTCTCGGATCACTTCGTTTCGAGCTCTATGTACAAAGCTTGAGGTCGGCTCGTGATACACTTTTCATGCTTGAGCTCGGCTTGGACTTGGCTCTTTTATTATTTATagttttaattatatataaagcATAATATATATTAGTTATTTTGTCATAATTACATATAATTAATTTTATGAAATTTATAATTATCATACTAATTTAGtattgttatatttatataaacaaTAGCCTAGCCGAGCTTGGCATATGAAGCTCTTGCCTGGGCTTGTTGTTTATGAACGAGTTTATTTTTATGCTCGGGCTTGAGCTTGTATAATAAGCTCGAGCGAGTCAATCTCGAGTAGCTCATGAATGGCTCGACTCCTATATAATAATTTTATATTTCTAGATATATTATAATTGTATaagtaatatatattatttagttacTTTTATCATAGTTACATATATAACCTTTTTCTTTATGTAATATGTATGTAGTATATtaaacaaaaaataatatatttgtataaaaataggcttgtttaggctcgcgagcctagcCGAGCTCGGTATATGAAGCTCAGCCCGGGCTTTACCTCGTGTATGCTCTCGTATACCACAAGAGTTTACACTCTACACCCCTAACTAGAAAGGGTGAAATGGGAAGTTGGGTTACATGCCAAAACATGTAACTTTTTGCATGGGTGAAAACGGGTCGTTTGATATTGATACGGTTATAAATGTTGTTTGTAGGACAAACAATGCTACTCACGTGTTCTTGAGCTTCTTGTAAACGTATGGGCATACCACAGTGCAAGACGAATGGTGTATATAGACCCTACAACCGGAACACTTGAAGAACAACACAATTTCAAAACCCGAAGAGGCAAAATGTGGATCAAATGGTTCAATTACAAAATTTTAAAAGCCATGGATGAAGATCTTGCTGAAGAAGCCGACTCAGACCACCCTAAACGACGGTGGTTATGGCCGTCAACAGGTGAAGTTTTCTGGCAAGGAATGTATGAGAAAGAAAGGAGTCAAATGAGATTACAAAagcaaaaaagaaagcaaaagagcAAAGATAGGATTCAAAGGATAAAACACCGATCCCAACAGAAAGCGTTAGGGATGTATGTGAAACCGCCACCAGATAATGAGACAGTAAATAATTCTAGCCCGGTTTTAGAAGCGGTAAAGCTTCTTAGATAACATATATACTTTAGGTAGAATTTTGTAGTTTTATTGGGTTTGATTCTTTGTGAAAATCTATAAATTTTGTTGTATGTAAAACTGTATCAAGTGTTGGATGATGCTCAAATGTTCATACATTGCTTTAAATGTATATTAAAATGTGTTGCAATCACTCTTCATTCTTGCTTGCGTCTCGAataatcaaacgggtcaaataaaaagTGAGTTAAACGGGTTAAGGTTCGTTAAAATAATAGTGCCCTTTTTTAGGGTTAGAATATTGCAATCAAGATATGATGGTGTTTCATGCGTAACTAATCCATATATGAACAATGTTCTTCAAACAGCTTGACGAATTTTAAGGTTTAGTTTTTTTCTCCGTAGGTTGGTGTGTAACTTTGTACGGGTCAGAACATGAAACACTTTTTCAGCAGGGAAAACACCATAGACCAAATTAATTAAGAACTTAACCTTTGACTTTTACAACTTACCAAAATGGCCAATGACCCCTCTCCTGTGCGATATGGCGCAGCACGTACTCTGTTCCCGTGCCGTTGATTCCTCGTTTCCCTCAGCCCTCCTTCTTGGTTAGTTGTCGTATTTTTCTACGTCATTGTCGTACTTGGTTTGTCATCGGTCATCTTGTTTCTCTCAGTTCGTCTACACCATCCGAGTTTCATCTCCTGTGTCACTGATCGTCATCCGGGTCGGTTTCACACAATGGATTTTAGCATTTATTTATattcaatttatttatttatatataaatctTACTTGTTCAGATCCGTTAGTTCACAAAGATTTTGGATACCATGTTCAAATCTGTAAATTATTTGTTTATATGTTCAGATCAGTAAATAATTTTTTCACAAAATTTTGGTAAACATGATTTGCATTAATTTTTAAGTTTAGTTACATGATTTGTTTAATCGGACTCGAGTTCGCCCTTGACCACGCCCTCGGCCCCAAAGTCCTCGTCCTCGTCCTCGTCCTCGCCCTCGCCCTCGCCCTCGCCCTCGCCCTCGCCCTCGCCCTCGTCCTCGTCCTCGTCCTCGAGGTCCTCGTCCTTGCTATCTCTCACGTACCCATACCTGTACCAAACCAACTCACCGTCACTGTCACTGTCACTCCAACTAACATCTGGGGGGATCGCATCCCTTCCGAGGAAATCTCTTAAGTACTCATCAACAGTCAAGTCCGAATATTGGTTCAAACCCAGGGCATGAAATACTGGGGGTTCATCTGCAACAAAAGCTTCATAAGCATCTATTTCACGGAGACTTATTTGGAACGACTTGAATCTATTCTTCTTCTCATCTTCGGTTTTGTATTCTTTCTTGTACTGTTTGATGTAGTCCTCAAAACGCTCCTCGTCAGATGCAGCCATCGGTCCAAATCGCCCCTCctgttttacaaataaaaaaattgCTGGTGAATGAATCAAAGGATATTATTTATAACAGATCAATGACACTTATGTTTCATCTAAAGACATGAACCGTTGATCTGAGTGGTCATCATAAACTACCATCATCGGACTTCATATTTAAAAAATTACCTGGAGATTAATTTTGAACGTCTCGAATCTAATCTCCTTCTCCTCGTCGCTTTTGTATACTTTGTTGCGGTTTTTCATCCACTCCTCAAAACATTTCCTGTCAGCTTCGTCGGATGCAGCCATCGCTCCAAATCGCCCCTcctgtatttaaaaaaaaataatctgGAAAATCAAAGGAGGAATTTTATTGTATATAGCGCGCGCACACACACACGCTTTAAAACCATACAGATCAAATCCTAATAACTTACTTTTTGAGAGATAAATAAAACTTTATTTAAGCTACACAAAAACTAATAAGAATTCAAGCATGTGTAACCTCTAAACCCTAATCGTCTGAACGAGATGAAGCGACTTTGTGTAACTCACCCATATTATAGGGTACTTTTGTAAAACACGCGGCAAAACATAATaatgggaaaagatcaaataggaagttaattttcgctaggaaggataggaagccataggattatgacatgtggcaaattttaaaataaagagaaagggtattttagtcaatccaactccttcttcttcctttttcaaaacccagtaaatt encodes:
- the LOC110925022 gene encoding nucleolar transcription factor 1 — encoded protein: MAASDEADRKCFEEWMKNRNKVYKSDEEKEIRFETFKINLQEGRFGPMAASDEERFEDYIKQYKKEYKTEDEKKNRFKSFQISLREIDAYEAFVADEPPVFHALGLNQYSDLTVDEYLRDFLGRDAIPPDVSWSDSDSDGELVWYRYGYVRDSKDEDLEDEDEDEGEGEGEGEGEGEGEDEDEDEDFGAEGVVKGELESD
- the LOC110926090 gene encoding uncharacterized protein LOC110926090, with the translated sequence MGSLENGVLPLKRDPLLKSLSRNERNSSFANRPRSRFARFMVLKKLDYLQWICAVAVFFLFMFVFQMLLPLSTLEKASGGFLIQKDDNFEGDFKSLFQEISGLDFGEGVKFEPTRLLLKFQEDNNKNVKNLSFGGSRKPQLAFVFADLFVDPQQVLMVSVAVALRAIGYEIEVYSLEDGPVHTVWKNIGVPVNIMEASGDSKIIIDWLIYDAVLVNSLEAKDAVSGLLQEPFKSLPLIWTVHEKTLATRYKNYVSDGQFQLIDDWKTVFNRATVVVFPNHVLPMYYAAFDAGNYFVIPGSPSEACKLNNSIVVHEESLRVNMNFTARDFVIAITGSQFLYKGLWVEHALVLQALSPLLAEFPVDDRLSQRLRIIILRQDLTGNYSAAIEEIASNLNYPRGTVNYAAIDDHDDVYNVLSIADLVIYGSFLEEQSFPDILVKAMCFEKPIIAPDLSIIKKYIDDKVNGYIFPKENINVLTRIMLQLVPNRKLSSLARNIGPIGKHTAKNMMVMEAVEGYASLIQNVVNLPSEVASPRAVSEIPSSFKTEWQWRFFEAVADSTYVTRTQRVYRFLNNVEHRWTRNVKESFADVSADDTFLYSIWQEEKGVQTAIAKKRREDGEVRDRSEQPRGKWEDVYRSAKRAERSKNALHERDDGELERTGQPLCIYEPYFGQGAWPFLHQGPLYRGLGLSTKGRRSRDDIDAPSRLPLLSVPYYRNALGDFGAFFAIANRIDRIHKNAWIGFSSWRATAKKASLSKVAEVALLDDIQSRRHGDALYFWVRMDRDPRNPMQQDFWTFCDAINAGNCKFAFSEALKNMYGLRGNLTSLPPMPVDGDSWSVMHSWTMPTKSFVEFVMFSRMFVDALDAQVYEEHHQSGFCYLSLSKDKQCYSRVLELLVNVWAYHSARRMVYIDPTTGTLEEQHNFKTRRGKMWIKWFNYKILKAMDEDLAEEADSDHPKRRWLWPSTGEVFWQGMYEKERSQMRLQKQKRKQKSKDRIQRIKHRSQQKALGMYVKPPPDNETVNNSSPVLEAVKLLR